A genomic window from Archaeoglobus neptunius includes:
- the eif1A gene encoding translation initiation factor eIF-1A, protein MSNEDDVIRVRLPDRKKGELFGVVTSMLGAGHIKVRCEDGVERLARIPGKMRKRIWIREGDVVIVVPWSFQKDRGDIIWRYTNPQVEWLERKGYLKF, encoded by the coding sequence CTGAGTAATGAGGACGATGTTATTAGGGTAAGGCTGCCAGACAGAAAGAAGGGAGAACTCTTCGGAGTAGTTACCTCCATGCTTGGAGCTGGCCACATAAAGGTTAGATGCGAGGATGGCGTGGAGCGACTGGCAAGAATACCCGGTAAAATGAGAAAGAGGATCTGGATAAGAGAGGGCGATGTTGTGATCGTTGTCCCATGGTCATTCCAGAAGGATAGGGGCGATATAATCTGGAGATATACTAATCCGCAGGTCGAATGGCTGGAGAGGAAGGGATATCTGAAGTTCTAA